DNA from Armatimonadota bacterium:
ACATCGCTCGATCAGCACGTTCTCGGCGGCGAGCGCGTCTTCCGTCACCGCTCCTGGGGGCGCGAGTCGCATGGCTTCCAGGATTATATCGCGGTCAGTGGCACTGGGCAAGGGCCGAGACGAGCGGGGGTGTGACCTCGGAGTCTTGGCATGCCGCACAAATCACTCCTCTCCCTTCCAGAGCCTGCCCTGAGTGGCTAGGTCGCGCGCGACCGCCACCCCGGCCCAGCGGGCTTAGGGGCCTGTCGAAGGGGAGAGGACGAAGGTGAGGGTAAACAGTCCCGCCGTCCACCCTCACCCGGCGGCTAAGTCCCGATTCTCGGGACCGCCGTGGCGGCCTTCAGGCCTAGCCACTCGCCGCAGGCTCGCCGACCTCTCCCTTCCAGGGAGAGGGGTGCGCACCGTCTGCGGCCGCACCAAAGAAAGAAGGTCACACCCGCGAGCGGGGGTGCGGTTCGCAAACCACCGGTGGTCACCACGCGCCGCGCCGATGATGCCGGTCGCTGCTGCGGGCTACGGTGTGACGAACAGCAACGTGGGTGTAGCAACACCCGCACAGCGCTCGCCCGCCGCCGCCCTTGACGCGCCGCGGGAGGCATGGGACAATACGGCAGCCAACGCAAAGAGGTGAGCGGGAATGAGCGACGGAACGGTGTTCAGGCTGCGTTGGGCGCCCCTGGTGGGAGCGGCCCTGGCGGGGTGCGTGATCGGCGCCGCGTTAACGGCGCTGGTGACGGCGCCAGGGGGCGCCGGCTTGGCCGCTCCGGCCTATGCGCGCGCGATCGCCCCGGAGTCACAGAGTGCGATCGTCGAGGCGATAAAGAAGGTTGGCCCCGCGGTCGTCAACATCAACACCATCGTGCAAGTCCCATCCGCGCCGGTGCCGGAGATCTTTCGGCCGTTCTTCGAGGGGCCGTTTCCGCGTCAGGGCCAGGCCTCGGGCGTCATCATCGATCAGAAGGGATTGGTGCTGACGAACAACCACGTCCTCGAGGGTGCGACGGCGGTCAAGGTCACTCTGGCCGACGGGCGCACCTACGACGCGACCGTCGTCGGCACCGACCCCTTGAGCGATATCGGCGTCGTGCGCATAGCGGACGGCGGCTTGCCCTTCGCCGAGCTGGGCGCCTCCGAGGAGAAGCCCATCGGCTCGTGGATCATCGCCATCGGCAACCCCTACGGCTACGAGAACACGGTGACGGTGGGCGTGCTGAGCGCGCGCGATCGGAGCCTGCGCGCCCCCAACGGGGTGGTACTTGACCATTTGCTGCAGACCGATGCGGCCATCAACCCCGGCAACAGCGGCGGTGCGCTGGTGGACATCGAGGGCAAAGTCATCGGCGTCCCGACGGCGATCATTCCCTACGCGCAGGGCATCGGCTTCGCCATCTCCGCCGAGAGCGCGCGCAAGGTAGCCACGCAGCTGATCGCGACCGGGCGCGCCATCCACCCCTGGCTGGGCGTGGGGGTGGTGCCGATCACGGACGAAATCCGACAGCAGCTCAAGCTGCCGGATCGCGGCGGCGTCCTCGTCAGCGGCGTCGAACCGGACAGCCCGGCCGCGCAGGCCGGGATCCAGCCCCGGGATGTGATCGTGCGCGCGGGAGAGCGCGCGGTGACCGACCTGCAGGTGGTTGCCGACGTGGTGCGGGACAGCACAGTGGGGCAGGAGCTTCCGCTGACCATACTTCGCAATGGCGCCCAGATCGTCGTCACCGTGACCGTCGGCGAGCGGCCCGCGCCAAAACCGGGCCCCGAACAGCCATAGACACCCGGGAGGCGATGTCGGCTGAGCCTGCTCTCAGGAGGGCGAGCCGCGCGACGGCTCCGCTGAGCCTGCGCCCCCGAACCCGGTTCGTGCGCTGTGGCTTTTCCGTCAGGCAGCAGCCCTCTCATCGGCCGCAGTGAACCACCGGTCGCCGGTTTCCCCGCCCGCGCTTTCTGCGCCCGCGCGTCTCGATCGCGCCCAGCGCGCCGAAGCCCAGCGGTTCCCGCTTGGCGCTGCCGTGAAGGCTCACAACGGAACCAACGGCCGGAGACATTCGTCACACAAGACGGGAATGATGCTGCCGCGGTGGTGCCCGTGCGTCACTGGCGGGATATGGCGCGGCGTGCTATAATCCCGCACAATAGCGACGCACAGGAGGCCAGTGATCAAGGTAGCAGCCATCATTCCCGCCTACAACGAGGAGCGCCGCATCGGGGCGGTGCTGTCCGTGGTGGAGCGAGCGGGCCTGTTTGACGACATCGTGGTAGTGGACGACGGGTCCACCGACCACACGCTGGAAAAGCTGCCCACGAATAACGGCGTGCGCGCCCTGCGTCTGGCTGAGAACGTCGGCAAGGGTGGGGCGATGTGGGCAGGGGTTCACGGTACGGACGCTGACATCGCGCTGTTCCTGGATGCGGATCTCGTGGGCCTGCAGCGCGAACACCTGCGCTCGCTGGTCGAGCCGGTGGCCGCGGGCGAGGCCGACATGTGTGTCGGGGTGTTCCGCCACGGGCGCTACTGGACCGATCTCGCCCAAAGGCTGGTGCCCTACATCTCGGGGCAACGCGCGCTGCGCCGCGAGACATTCTTGAGCGTGCCGCGGGTGCGCTTCGCGCGCTCCGGCGTCGAGGTCGCGCTCACCTATCATGCGCGGGTGCAGGGCTGGCGCGTTACAAGCGTTCCGCTGGTGGGAATAACGCATGTGATGAAGGAGGAGAAGATGGGCGCGCTGCGCGGGCTGTGGGCACGCACAGGCATGTACTGGGAGATCGCCAGCTACATCTCCAGCGAGCGGTGCAGACGCAGCGCGAGCGGCGCGCTGCGCTCCCTGCGCAGGTTGCTCGGAGAGCAGCCCGAGTAGCCATTCGCTGCCGGCCGCGGCTGCACGGCGCCGGCGGCGCGAGGCGCCCGCGACCGCCGCCATCATCCCCATGCGCCCCTAGGCGGCGAAGCCGCCGGGGTGGCGGGCCGATGGGTCGGCCCTAGCCACAACGATCCGATTCACGATTGCAGGCCATGAGAGCAGGAGGAGGTTGTTGGGAATGCGCAACCGCAGATACGCCGTAACCATTTCGATCGCGTGGCTCGTCGCGCTCTTGATCGTGCTGGCCGCCGCGGCGGGAGTGGCCTATCGCTACCACGGGCTCGTGGGCAGCGCCGCGGCCGCCACGCTGGAGCCGCCGAAGGAGCTGACGACGCTGCAGCAGGGCTTCATCGCCTTGGCCGAGCGCGCGAAGCCGTCGGTGGTCAACATCAGCATCGAGCAGAAGGCACAACCGCCATCGGGCGAGCAGTCAGTCCCGCCCGGAATGGAGGAACTGTTCAAGTTCTTTCGGCGTCAGTTCGGCGACCAGTTCGATTTTCGCACCGAGCCGCCGTCGGCCCAGCCGCGCAAGAGTCTGGGCTCGGGCGTCATCATTGATCCGCGCGGCTACATCCTCACCAGCGCCCATGTCGTGCGCGACGCGGATCGCGTGACGGTGACGCTGGGCGACGACAAGGAGCGCAAGGCGACGATCGTGGCCAGCGACCCCCAGACCGACCTGGCGGTGATCAAGATCGAGAACGAAGCACGATTGGTCGCGGCGCCGCTTGGCGACTCGGACCGCGAGCGCGTCGGCTCCTGGGTCATGGCCATCGGCAGCCCGCTGGGGCTGGAGCAGACGGTCACCGTCGGCGTCATCAGCGCCAAGAAACGCTCCTTCGAGAATCCCAACGTCAGTGAGCGCCGCTTTCGCGACATGATCCAGACCGACGCGGTCATCAACCCCGGCAACAGCGGAGGCCCGCTGCTCAATCTCAAGGGCGAGGTCATCGGCATCAACACTATGATCGTCAGCGGCACCGGCTTCAGCATCGGCTTAGGCTTCGCCATCCCCATCAACGGCGCCACCAGGCGGGTGATCGAGACCCTCAAGTCGGGGGGAACGCCGACGCGCGGGCTGCTGGGGGTGCACGTGCGGGCGCTGGATGAGGCGTTGGCATCGAACTACGGCGTGGATAAGGGCGCCTACGTCAATGACGTCGTCGCTGGCAGCCCGGCCGAGCAAGCCGGGATCAAGGCGGAAGACATCATCGTCCAGTTCGGCGACACCAAGATCGGCGATGCGGACGAACTGGTGGGTGCGGTGGAGCAAACCAAGCCCGGCAGTCGGACCCCCGTGGTCGTCGTCCGCAGCGGCGCGCACAAGACCCTGCAGGTCACCGTCGGCCAGGTCCAGGGCCAGACCGCCGGCGCGACCGTCGCCTCCGCCACCGGCAAGCTGGGGGTCACGGTCAGCGACATCACGCCGGCGCTGCGCGAGCGCTATCGCCTGCAACGCGACCAGGGAGTGGTAGTCACCAAGGTTGATCCCAACGGTGACGGCGCTCGCGCCGGACTGGAGCCGGGCGACGTGATCGTGAAGATCAACCACGCGGAGATTACGGCGGTGGCGGATTACGAGGGGGCGGTCGGCCGCCTCAAGGCGGGCGACGCGGTGGTGATCCGGATGGGGCGCGGCAGTGGCGTGTTCACCCTCACCATCCGCAGCCTCGGCGAGTAAACAAACGGCCGCGGGCCGCCCCCAGGCCGGCCCGCCCTATAGCTGGATGAGTGCGCTGCCACGCTGGCTTGCCCGTCGGCGTGGCAGCGACGCTTTCGGGTCGGCCCGTCCCCCGGGGCATCGTCGCTGCCGGCGCATGCCGGCAGTCCGTCATCTTCCCCTCA
Protein-coding regions in this window:
- a CDS encoding glycosyltransferase family 2 protein, translated to MIKVAAIIPAYNEERRIGAVLSVVERAGLFDDIVVVDDGSTDHTLEKLPTNNGVRALRLAENVGKGGAMWAGVHGTDADIALFLDADLVGLQREHLRSLVEPVAAGEADMCVGVFRHGRYWTDLAQRLVPYISGQRALRRETFLSVPRVRFARSGVEVALTYHARVQGWRVTSVPLVGITHVMKEEKMGALRGLWARTGMYWEIASYISSERCRRSASGALRSLRRLLGEQPE
- a CDS encoding trypsin-like peptidase domain-containing protein, with product MSDGTVFRLRWAPLVGAALAGCVIGAALTALVTAPGGAGLAAPAYARAIAPESQSAIVEAIKKVGPAVVNINTIVQVPSAPVPEIFRPFFEGPFPRQGQASGVIIDQKGLVLTNNHVLEGATAVKVTLADGRTYDATVVGTDPLSDIGVVRIADGGLPFAELGASEEKPIGSWIIAIGNPYGYENTVTVGVLSARDRSLRAPNGVVLDHLLQTDAAINPGNSGGALVDIEGKVIGVPTAIIPYAQGIGFAISAESARKVATQLIATGRAIHPWLGVGVVPITDEIRQQLKLPDRGGVLVSGVEPDSPAAQAGIQPRDVIVRAGERAVTDLQVVADVVRDSTVGQELPLTILRNGAQIVVTVTVGERPAPKPGPEQP
- a CDS encoding Do family serine endopeptidase, which encodes MRNRRYAVTISIAWLVALLIVLAAAAGVAYRYHGLVGSAAAATLEPPKELTTLQQGFIALAERAKPSVVNISIEQKAQPPSGEQSVPPGMEELFKFFRRQFGDQFDFRTEPPSAQPRKSLGSGVIIDPRGYILTSAHVVRDADRVTVTLGDDKERKATIVASDPQTDLAVIKIENEARLVAAPLGDSDRERVGSWVMAIGSPLGLEQTVTVGVISAKKRSFENPNVSERRFRDMIQTDAVINPGNSGGPLLNLKGEVIGINTMIVSGTGFSIGLGFAIPINGATRRVIETLKSGGTPTRGLLGVHVRALDEALASNYGVDKGAYVNDVVAGSPAEQAGIKAEDIIVQFGDTKIGDADELVGAVEQTKPGSRTPVVVVRSGAHKTLQVTVGQVQGQTAGATVASATGKLGVTVSDITPALRERYRLQRDQGVVVTKVDPNGDGARAGLEPGDVIVKINHAEITAVADYEGAVGRLKAGDAVVIRMGRGSGVFTLTIRSLGE